The following nucleotide sequence is from Drosophila kikkawai strain 14028-0561.14 chromosome 2L, DkikHiC1v2, whole genome shotgun sequence.
ctttaatgaagtctctaattaatgcggcagtgtcatgccagtataagtataggtaaaatgtaatgaaactctgttttgtgagtgttttcagcatttaaatttataatataaacatcaaaaccaatctgcaagggtatacaaacttcggtgtgccgaagttagcttcttttcttgtttgttttcatTCCTATAGATTTCAGCCATAAGACAAGCCCCTGTTTACtgaatgaatttatttattaacaccGCTGTTCTTCGCCTTATCAACTGGAACTTTTTCCATTGGCTTCCATAAATCGTGTTGTATCGGCGGAACGTGCGAGTAATCtatgattttaaatttgaaaaatcaTGACTGGCTCCATTGTAAATGTCTTCctgggtatatatatattttattttctttattaccCAGACATCAAAAGTTTTCACAAACTATTTATAACAAGTTTTATAAGCGCTGCGGTTGAAGGGGCAAAGGAAGGAGAAACCTCATCATTTTTcttaataaacataaaaatataccaCGAAAACGCCAAACATATTTCACATTGCAGCTCACttgcaagttgcaagttgctagttgccgttgccgctgcagttgcagttgcagttgcacttTGCAGCACTGCAGCTAGTTATTTCCGCCGTAAAACTTTGTGCTGCCGTTGTCAGTTGgctaaatggaaaatatttcaggCACTGGACCAGGACCATGTATTTACAGAGAGCGACTACGAGCTACTACATATTAAGTAACTGCAGTGGCAAGTCGGCGGGGCATTGCCTGCTGATTTATGTCTGGAGAGCGTCTGGAGGCTAATGCTACTGGCCGTAAATTGCCGCTTAGCATTATAACTCAATTAGCCAGTGGATgggttgcgtatacgccgcgttggCCCAAGCGGAAGCCGGACAGTGCGAGAGCCAACAGTTTACATTTACAGCTGTACTGGTGAATTATGCAAGCCCTAATTAATGCCGGGGTGCACAGGGGAACTGCTCTTGTTTGCTGCCCATTGTAGTAGTTGTAGGTCACCTTCCGTCCGGGCCTGCATATCCTTTTGGACCCGGCTACGTGTCCTTGTTGTAGGCTAATGAATCGGCTGCCAAGAGTCTTGGCTTCGTGTCTGCGGTATGCTGGCAATTAGCGCTGTCTCACATTTGACTTAACCGCTTCATCAGTGCAGAGGTGTGAAGAGCAGTAGCTTCATGGCAATGGATTGTAAACGTAACGCCTATGCTGGAATACATAAACTTAAAACCCGTCTTCAAGGCATCCTCAAAACTGAAAATCAAAGTACGAGGAATATATGGGGAAATACGAGAAAGTTGAGTGACTCAACTTGAGTCTAATGTAGGATACCAAATGCGGCAGAAAATAGCAACATACTTTTTGCCCTTAGCTGTTCCCATTGCCATTCCCATTGACCTTTTCTCATTATAAAACTCAAGGCTAGAACtcaatgtaaacaaaagttaagCAAAATGTACTCAAGGATCTATGGATTTCATAAGCGTATTTAGCATCTAGTCAACCGATGGATCTAGAGTCATGAAGTGTTAAGGTAAACCGATTAGTTTTTCTGAAACCATTGACGCTACTTATTCGGTTGAAAAAAATCATAGTTTATATAGTTTAGTTCCATGTATATGTAAGAGAGGAAGGAGTTGATCAGCCGCTTAGTTTATCAATTCGCTTTCCGGCGAATTGGAAACGATGGTCAGCCCGCTGTCCACACACTCGGCGCATATAGAAAAGCTAGCTTCTCCCGATCAGATGGCCTATTCTCTGGTCCACGACCCCCAGGGCACCCCATACGGTACTGGACCGACCAATACCCACCGCATTCTCGTCCTATTCGCCAACCTGGGCAACCACTTCAAGCATCTATTTGCCCACCTCTTGGACAAGATATACAGGAGCTTTTTCTCCGGCCGGGCAGGTGATGCATACAAGGAGGTGCCCCCTTCGCATGCCTCCCTTCGGCGACTGCAGACGGTGGGCCGGAAGACTCTGGTGCTGGACTTGGATGAGACTCTGGTTCACTCCTGTTACACAGATCCAGAGACGCAGGATCAAGTAGGCTGCGGTCAGATACCTGAGAGGGCAGTGCCCGACTACCAAATCGACGTCACCATCGATGCCAACTCCACCATTCCCTTTCGGGTCTTCAAGCGGCCTCATGTGGACAAGTTTTTAAGTTTAGTGTCCAAGTGGTATGACCTGGTCATCTACACGGCCAGCCTGGAGGTCTATGCCTCCAAGGTGGTGGATCTTCTGGATGGAGGCCGGGAGATGCTGACGCGCCGTCTTTACCGCCAGCACTGTCACTCCACCACGGCTCTGTTCACAAAGGACCTGACTCTGGTCAGCGAGGACCTGAGGGGCGTGTTTATCATCGACAACTCACCGAACGCCTACCTCTATTTCCCCAACAACGCCCTGCCTATAAAGTCCTTCATCTACGATCCTGACGACAAGGAGCTGCTGAAGCTACTGCCATTCCTCGATGCTTTGCGCTTCACCAAGGATGTCCGATCCGTTCTTGGCCGGCGTGTCACTTCCTAGACTCTCTTACCCATCGTATCCGTTAGTGTATAGTCCATACCAGAAGCCAAATTGGGACTTTGTTAAGGAAGTTAAGCGAATTTCTTAGttaatgttaaaaaattataaatgaaaaaaccCTCACTAATTACGGAATATTTAACCTTTAATCAAGCCAGCACATTTTAAGACACAGCGAAAGCAGAAGCAGCGGCATATGGGACTCGCCTCAGCGCAGATGCATttcattgctcatacgccacgtGGGCCGTGTGAGTTTTTTGCTCTGCTCCTGTTTTTGCCTCGTGTGCGGGGAGAAGTTTTCGTGAAAGCCAGCTGCATGCAAATGTAGGAGCGTAATGATGTTGCGGCTTTTTTACTTAACACGGCCGCAGTGAGAGCCACCTGATGCCTGGCTCTCTCACCCTCTCGGAAAAGTTGCCAAAGTTTAAATTGAATTCTTAATTATGGCACACACAGGTACGCAGAGTTTTTGGCCCAAGCAAAATGCTTAGAAAATAATACTGTATCCCTGTgacaattttgtttgtttccatttttctatatatgtatgtatgtttagGGATCCAAGAGAGATTCATGCCGTCGCAGTGTGtgatttatgtgtgtgtgcggggtcCAACAAATTTTGATTTGTAGCTCCATAAAAGCGCTGACAAAATCCCATGAAACAGTAGCATCAGCTACTGCCAGGCAGGGTTATTGAAATCCAGCAGATAGCttggcgcagcagcagcagggacaGGCTGTGCAGTTTCGGCGGCAACGGTGCGTATGAGCAATCAGTCAACCAGTCAGTGAGTCAGTTAGCTGCCGATATCTCAATTTTTTATGCTTGGCCTAGTGCAAAATTTAGCGTAGGTTCTCCACAAGGCTTTAAATCGGTTTCGATTTAAAAGTAGTTCCCTGTACTGTTTCcctaatttcatttaattcaGAGTCCCCTCGTTGCCACTGCTGTCCCCTGAGCCTAGTTACCGTTTTTCTCTTCCAAGAACCTTCTTAGATAATTTGCTTATTAGCCGGAAAACGTGGCATTGGAGAAAAAGCGACTCTCTAATTGGGTTTTTGCATTGCAAATGAATCTCTGCGGCTTTTTAGCTTCtgtcaaaataaacaaaccaaAGACAGCGAGCTGTAAACTATATGTAGTCCATCGTAATTGACTGAGTCAGTGGGATTAGTTGATTGCTCGTTGTGGTTTTTTGAACTTATCCCCGGGCCAATTAACAATGCAAATTGGCCAGACGAGAGCAAAAGCTAGTAAGtgaattcatttcatttcaagccaagccaagccctCAGCTCGGCAGACCTCTATTTGCCATCGGAATCGGCGGCCTAAGCTGCACACATAAATCTTGCATTGAACGGTTAGATGGGTGGCTTGGGGGCGGCACTTTCACCTGCTCCGccataaatttccattttccattcccAATG
It contains:
- the LOC108078508 gene encoding CTD nuclear envelope phosphatase 1 homolog, which gives rise to MVSPLSTHSAHIEKLASPDQMAYSLVHDPQGTPYGTGPTNTHRILVLFANLGNHFKHLFAHLLDKIYRSFFSGRAGDAYKEVPPSHASLRRLQTVGRKTLVLDLDETLVHSCYTDPETQDQVGCGQIPERAVPDYQIDVTIDANSTIPFRVFKRPHVDKFLSLVSKWYDLVIYTASLEVYASKVVDLLDGGREMLTRRLYRQHCHSTTALFTKDLTLVSEDLRGVFIIDNSPNAYLYFPNNALPIKSFIYDPDDKELLKLLPFLDALRFTKDVRSVLGRRVTS